The sequence GCTTATATGATTGGAAACTGTTAAAGATCGAGATTTGAACTcaatacaaatttatattttctcgtctcgattcatttttcaccaacccttatttttataatattttaagtgaataatttatttttttagacgAGTGGATATTTATTGATAAGACATTTAACTCGATATATGCTTAATtacttataataaaaaaataatagttttgatataaaaattaatatgtttgCACGAGTCAGATCGGTAATATGTCTCAGTTTCatataagtttttgtctttAGGAATCAATATAGTTATTCAACATTTATCGAAATGCAGAGAATTTTGTTTTTAGCTATTACTCCAAAGCATGTAcgtattttttaaatcataaaattttttatgagaTCATTTTATGTGTTAATTTTACGAGATATTTGTCATAtgaaaatattagtttttatcttgaaaatattaattttcacttCAGATATGAATCGGATCGACCTActcttttttttaaactaaACACTTTATCCCatgaatataattttaaaatatataaaaattatttaggtATACCATaccaattatatataaaaatatatataaaaaagtatatttattacttttcaaaatattttagtaaaaacTAGCCATATAATTAATACAAATTAAACATTCTACCGTTAGGTTTGATTTCGCCTGCTTTATCGACATTTCTTGTAGTTTTTAGTTGTTTTACAAATTGCAGATTTCTGAGCTGCGTTCTTGAATGAATCATACTAAAGAAACACAgtaatttgattttaaatgggtcgtcttaaaattttaatttttattgatcAAGCGTCTCTTTGgcgatttatatattttctttaaacaGGATGTATGCTGCCTTGAACCTCAAATTTTAACTCACATCTTTATGTTTTTCAATCTTTCCAGTTTGGAATTTGAAGCTGTTAATCATCAGCGTCATTTTGGCAAAATTggattcttttttttattggagATACTGGTCAAAATGGAGACGAGCTAGGCATACTCAGATGTTCATGGGACGTGTGAAAGTTGTTTCTTTTCATCTGCTGAAACCAAGAATGAGCCAAATGCTGAAACATATAAATTGCTGGTATAAGGAAATTAAGGAATGATCCTCAACATGGACTCAATGATGAATATAATATTGGTTCTTGTAATACGAGGACATCATGTTGTTGTAATGAACTATGGGTCTCAAGGAATCTTGTGCCACTGTTTTTCCGTACCAAATCAACTGATTCTGAGAAATATGAATCATCGAAGCTACACCTATCGAGGAACCATGATGCGGGTTCTTTGTCACATGTAGAATATGCAAAAGTCAAGGATACGTCTGACACTGAATCGGAAACTCAAATATCAGACCATGAAACTTGTAGTACTTTTATCCATGAAATTGACATGCCAGAACAGGATTCAGCAGCCGACGTTTATGCCCTACCAGAACCACAAATTACTACAGTCACTGTCTGTTCAGCTTTGGAGAATTTCAATGGTGCCAGATGGTGCTTTCAGTTCCGGTTGTAATGTCAAATCAAAGGTGCCTCTTGGGCATGGATTGGAGGAACTTAATTGGCATGACAAAAATGACGTTAGCACACCTTCTGATCTCAGTTTTTTTACCGAGGCACTTCCCTTGCCCACTGTTACTGGGACTCATTTCGAAGAACCCAAAGAAACTGGCAAGTCTTACTGCATATTGTGTTTCATTATGCCAAATACCTTTAGTGGAATCCCTTTACCTTTTTAACACTAGTTGCTATAAGATGGTGTAATGGAGCAACAATATCCTCTGGTGCTCTGTCTAGCACATCTTTCGGAACATGATGCTTGGGATTTAGAAATCGAGTGAGATTGTTGCCATTAGTTTTAACTTTTGGTACAGTGGTAGGCGTTTCATCTTCTAGGTAGTCAAAAGAATTATGTCCGATAATCTCTGACCTAATCTATGTTTATTCCTTCAGATTATACACGAACTTCTATCTTCGAGCAAGATGCTATGGTTGAACGTGGAGAAACTTCTAAGACGGGAAACAACTCCGCGGACAGAACGGATTTACTGAGATAAAATTATGTGGAACATGGAGAAAATTCAGTGATTAGAAGTGATCCCATTGCAGCAAATGAAACTCAAATGGATCCAAGACCTGGTACAACTGATACAAGTTTGCAAATGGCTGATTCTTTAGAACTCGTTGATGCTTATACATTAGCCATTGGGGCTAGGGGAAGGCAGCTGTCTGGGAAACTCTTGGAACAACAAATGTCTATGAAAGAATCTAAGAGAGCCAGTGAAGATTCGAAGCTCTTGTTGTCACAAATATCTTTAGCCCGAGGGATTGAATTATCGTCAAACGATAGCCCTAAGATGGTTCACATAAATAATGAAGATTATGTATCTATGGATGCTTCTAGTCCTTCCATAGGGATGCAACTACTTCAAAGAAGGATCTTGCTTGAGAGAAATGAATCGAGTTTATATCTAGATGGGAGCACGGTGAGCGAAATCGAAGGCGAAAATTTGGTGGATCGGTTGAAAAGACAGGTTGTGCATGACAAGAAAATAATGGGTTCTTTGTATAAAGAGTTGGAGGAAGAGAGAAACGCTTCCTCGATTGCTGCTAATCAAGCCATGGCCATGATTACGAGGTTGCAAGAGGAGAAGGCATTGATCCATATGGAGGCTTCACAGTATTTAAGACTGATGGAAGAACAAGCTGATCGAGTATGATGATGAGGCGTTCCAACAAGTGAACGACCTTCTCATGGAGAAGGAGAAGCATATTCAGTTTCTCGAGGAGGAGCTTGAACAGTTAAAAAATGGCACGTCAAATAACTTTTTCAAGAAAGGTCCTATACCAGGTTGTCCAGAATCAAGAAactgaaaattattatattctgaaatctttgaataaACTTGAGGAAAAACTATTTATCTTGTCAAAAAATGAAGTTCCACCGGATGCAAATAACGGTGCTTTTGAAGAGCTCGATGACACGAGGTGTACTCAAGAACCAGTTGGAATAGGAAGAAAGAATGATTTCTTAGAAAACACTTTCATGAATGGAGATTCTGATTTAGAATATTTTCGGTATGAGCTTTCTGTTATCAGAAAACGATTGGAAGAGCTTTGATGTAGAGACATTGTTGTGCGAGTGTTGAATGAACTCAGAGGACAAAGGCTCAGAATAGAACAAGAAACAAAAACTTTTGACATGGGAAACTACTTTACTAGCTTTTTAATACTTTTAGAGGCACTTCTTTAGCATATATATCTTAGTTTACATGTGCATGGATTTTACACTTCTTAAGCTTTATATCATTTCGGTGTAGCTTTCGAACATTGATCTTGTTCTAGTTTTTGAAATGCTTTGGTTTGATTAGTGAAAATTTTGAGCAATGGAAATTTTTCAACAGTGATTTGTATTGCTATCAAGAATTGATGAAGCTTTGTAAAGATAAACCTTTTTTATATGGTCAATCTTCATAAACGGATCGGGTTTGAATcggattttaaaaatttgaggACCATGTAAATATGGAGTTCCGATGATCTCATATTGTTGATATATCGTCGGACATTATTAATTATCGAGTTTATATATTAATGATACTCCAGAGATAAGCTCATCCAAATCAAGCCCACACCGGATCATGGGTCCTGGCCCATCTCTAGCCAATGTAGAAGGCTCATGACAGgcccatgtattctcctataaatatcaggtttgaatGTCAACTCATTCatattcactatattatttttcagcagcatCATTAGTTGTTTTCTCTTATATCaccagtctctgacttgagcgtcggagaaACTACGTCGGGACACcatcctggcccccttctaacggtcttattcgtaacagtcttattcgtgatttcaagTTCAGGACAATTTCGAAAGCTGCGTCTGGACTAATGACACCTGttggaatcggaccctaaatttttcGTGAATATCAATTGACAAGGTCCTTGTTTTTTCATACTCCTATCTTATAAAACAAGGGGAATATATTTCATATTTGAATGTGTGTAGGTTTTCTGGTAACATGTCCAATTTTCAGAAAGCTGTATTATATTTTAGAAGTAATACTCATAATGAGAAAAATCTCTTTCAAAATGATATTCCAAATCTACCGTACtaaaatatattcatttattttttaaaaaaagaacatTAATTGAATTTTTACAAGTCAGAGTCAATGGAGTGAATGAATTGAACAACACTTGTTTGCACAAGTTTTTAACTTCTCTTTTTCTTTGcccatatttatgtattatatatatatatctcgtTACACGTGTTGTTTTTTgtacttttttattattttctttttggaGTTTAatcaatttgatttatattaaattaaggGAAATGTTATAATTATGAAAACTGAccacatataatataatactaaaatttttgaaaatgttggccgtattatgagaatttttttgtaattagtTTGAAATTTGCTTTAAATCATCACAAATTAACTTAAATTTGTTGTCTCTGTcagaaaaattatgtttttacaCTCTATCGTTCACAACAAAATGTTTTTGCACTCGCTAAGATCGCATTTATTTTCTCATATGTGATagtaatatatgatatatgagtaTCAGTTGTTTCATAtctgatactaatatatgattttgagtACACATACATGTATaacaaatattgatattaacgACACATTTATCTTTTCGGATTAAAATcgatataaaatattgaaaatatgatattaatataatatatttaagtaCCAATTGTTTCAGATCTGatgttaaatatgatatttgagtatcaattgtttcaaatatgatactaatatatgatttttgggtATCGAAACATGTTAAACAAACATTTATATTGATAGAGTTGTTctgattttataataaaaacttATCTTTTGTATCATATCTAAAACAGCTGGAactcaaatataatttatcagTACCAAATTTTCAATGTTTACCGTCATTAATGTCAATATTTGATCTACATTTTTGGAtactcaaaaattatatattagtaaATCTGAAATAGTTTGTACATAAATATCATATCTTATTAtcttattttaatgttttgtatcgagtttcataaaaaaaaacacgaaattgttcaaatatatttttctgaTATGAAGACTAAAACCAAATTTTTGTTTGGTTCTGAGGATTTTTGAGCaatttatcattatattataataagtgtaacataataataatgaaaattgaCAGGGATATTCCTGAAATTTTAGAAACTGCTGGCCATACTAATTGTCGGTCATATTTACGTACAGCGTGAGGTGCATCGTTTTGTgcttttgtattatttttaattttttgaatttttttgaatcTAAACTATTTTTTAtagatattaattaattgatttacaTTCCTAATAAactattcaaaaataattattatttattcctgattttacttttatattcctaataaattatttcatttactctaagatatatatatatatatatatatccttatTTGAAAGACGTAAAATATATGaatgataaattcatatatacgAATAACATGATGATTTGTAACTCTAATCTTTCGTAAAATTCGAGTTAAATCTTGGATGAAATTGATATATGTAAATCAATTAATATCTTATCATTCTCAACAAACTGAAATTGTTAATAAAATTATCGATCTTTCAcacaataaatatataatgagaGGTAATTTTTGTTGGTGATAGTAGGAGAAACACAAGGTCCATTCAACCATTGGAAAATTCTTGATTCAGTTCACCAAGAATCATAAAATACCATAAAGTCGAGGTAAATGCATAGTTGAAAATATGTGGTCCTATTAAGTGGAATTTATGTTGTGTTGAATTTAGAGGTAGAAGGATAATATGACTCGCTATAAATGGGtgattatttaatgaaaaataagttaTTTGATAGTTTTGTACAATCGCTTCATTTTGTCATGTAGAAAGACTGTTTAGTCGAGTTTATAAGCTCtcgaaaataatttaaaattgtttgaTGAAAAAGATCGTAAAAGAACTTACACGCATCATCACACACTTTTTTTTTACCGTGATAACTCttgtaatttattaaaaaatggaaATGTCTTTGATTACAGCACACACGTTGTTTTTAAATACTAGGCGTTACGATTCCTTGGTCGAATTTACTTTTATCTGGATCAAAGAGTTatcttttatttgaaatatttgaaaattgttttgattgataaaaaaaaagttcattaaaatttcaaataggGGAGATTAAGTTTTATAAATTTGActtatttattttcttcataTACTATAGATTCAAAAGAAAATGTACCGAATGTTCCACAGTTCCACTGCTGGTAATTTTACTGGCACTCAATTCCACATGCCCACCATGTGTGAAACAAAGAAAGCTTCCAATTCTCTTttctatatatttaaatataatgtgtacaaataaaaaatatatgttttatttatttataaatgatCACACGTATATTTGTTCGTGAAAATACTAAATAGTCAATgctattcatatttataataaaaaaaatatttttgatataaaaattatattttttaatggatgaaaaaaataaaatattcatctcacaaaattgacttgtgataacgtcatttaaaataacttcAGAAAAAAGTGGGAATCTCCTTAAAATATATACAACCTAACTCTGGTTTGAATTTTCAAACAAACCAACAAATCCTAACTCCAACTTTTTTGACTTTTTGTGAAATGTGACttgatcttcaaaattttatggACACAGCACACCAACAAAAGATACGTGTGTGGATTCGCTGGTATTTTAACCCAACAACAATTTGTGTAATAATAACACTTTAGATAACAAAAGGGTCGAGACATAGCCTTGGATCAATGCGACCCCCCAGTGTTTCCATGTAGGGCTCACTGATACGAGGGCTGTGTTCTATCGAAGTGTGGTTGAGGTGTGAACGAATCGAATTGAATATGACGGAAATTTGAAGTATCGAATTTGGCTCGAATTAGTTCTATTCGAGTTTGAACTAGTTTTGAAgttcgaaaatttaaaattttttggctCGAATTAGGTTCGAATTACAGCTCGAGTTCGACTCGAAAGATTCTAACATGTTCGCGAACCTTTCGAATTATTGTTCAAAAATAAATACTCAAAATgctcgaaatttatttatttaatatataattatatcatgttaataaaatattaacgaTCGCGAGAAATTCGCgaactatcgaacaaaataatttgggcTCAAGTTCGACTCAAAAAAAATCGAACTTGTTCGAGTTTGACTCGAATTCGATAAGTTCgaatacgaatcaaatattttccgaacacaactttattttaaaatcttttggGACTCTTACTATACATTATGCCCACTAATTAGTATTTCAGATGGAATTCTATTGTATCTAATCTATTTTATATTGAGCTAGATTTTGATTCGAGTTTTGTGAATGGAAACACGAGTGCTGAGTTATTTTGTACCATATATGTGGATTCAGTTCGACTTCAAATTAATTTGAATGTAACGTGATAGATTATAGAAAGGAATTGTTAACACGAAACATTTTCTAAGCTGAAGAATGTAGATttatttatagatatatttacAATTATTTAATCACAAAACTGATATGATACGGTCTCGTGGattatttttgtgagacggattttcAATTCGACCCGATTtacgaaaaataatatttttctgttTA comes from Primulina huaijiensis isolate GDHJ02 chromosome 17, ASM1229523v2, whole genome shotgun sequence and encodes:
- the LOC140963263 gene encoding LOW QUALITY PROTEIN: myosin-binding protein 1-like (The sequence of the model RefSeq protein was modified relative to this genomic sequence to represent the inferred CDS: inserted 2 bases in 1 codon; deleted 1 base in 1 codon), whose translation is YVEHGENSVIRSDPIAANETQMDPRPGTTDTSLQMADSLELVDAYTLAIGARGRQLSGKLLEQQMSMKESKRASEDSKLLLSQISLARGIELSSNDSPKMVHINNEDYVSMDASSPSIGMQLLQRRILLERNESSLYLDGSTVSEIEGENLVDRLKRQVVHDKKIMGSLYKELEEERNASSIAANQAMAMITRLQEEKALIHMEASQYLRLMEEQAIEYDDEAFQQVNDLLMEKEKHIQFLEEELEQLKNGTSNNFXSRKVLYQVVQNQETENYYILKSLNKLEEKLFILSKNEVPPDANNGAFEELDDTRCTQEPVGIGRKNDFLENTFMNGDSDLEYFRYELSVIRKRLEEL